A single region of the Panthera tigris isolate Pti1 chromosome B1, P.tigris_Pti1_mat1.1, whole genome shotgun sequence genome encodes:
- the LOC102953533 gene encoding sperm-associated antigen 11-like encodes MKPSLSVFPSFLLVALLFPGLSGARNEDLQGTEGPREPREESPGQRTNGSHLLHHQEKRHILPRTPPYEEPEPDFKVVNCKKSEGYCQEYCNYMETQVGYCFKKKYACCLHQN; translated from the exons ATGAAGCCATCCCTCTCTGTATTCCCCAGCTTCCTCCTTGTGGCTCTGCTGTTTCCAG GACTATCCGGAGCCAGAAATGAGGATCTTCAAGGCACTGAGGGTCCCAGAGAACCCAGGGAAGAGTCTCCTGGACAAAGAACAAACGGGTCTCATTTGCTACACCACCAAGAGAAACGCCACATCTTACCGCGTACTCCCCCTTATGAGG AACCGGAACCGGATTTCAAAGTGGTCAACTGCAAGAAAAGTGAAGGCTACTGTCAAGAATACTGTAATTATATGGAAACACAAGTGGGttactgctttaaaaagaaatacgcCTGCTGTTTACATCAGAACTGA